The Hymenobacter sp. 5317J-9 genome has a window encoding:
- the secA gene encoding preprotein translocase subunit SecA, with amino-acid sequence MFEFLGKTVAKIFGSKSERDLKEIVPYVALINAEYAKLAGLTDDQLREQTDQVRARIAERLAGLDSQIAGLHQQIDTQPQLDVAQKEVLFEQIDALEKQRNKDLEAVLLEVLPQAFAIVKDTARRYKENGQLVVTANARDREYAATHPNCVIDGDKAIWYNKWLAAGAEIVWDMVHYDVQLIGGVVLHQGKIAEMATGEGKTLVSTLPSFLNALSKRGVHLVTVNDYLAKRDSEWNAPLFEFHGITVDCIDKHQPNTPERRAAYQADITYGTNNEFGFDYLRDNMARDPEELVQRKHHYAMVDEVDSVLIDDARTPLIISGPVPRGDVHEFYQLKPRIQRLVDEQKKLVQSYLVEARKQIAAGKTGVEEGDKNGEGGLLLFRAYRGLPKSKPLIKFLSETGIRQVLQATENHYLADNSRQMPKADEPLFFTIDEKNNQIELTEKGIDLITAQGEDPKLFIMPDIGAAIADIEKNTALSAEEKLTQKEKLMSDYQEKSERVHTVNQLLKAYTLFEKDDQYILTEDGKVKIVDEQTGRVMEGRRYSDGLHQAIEAKENVRVEDATQTYATVTLQNYFRMYHKLGGMTGTAETEAGEFWEIYKLDVVVIPTNRVISRKDSDDQVYKTVREKYNAVALEIQKLVEAGRPVLVGTTSVEISELVSRMLKLRGIQHQVLNAKQNQREAEIVAAAGYPGTVTIATNMAGRGTDIKLRETSREAGGLAIIGTERHESRRVDRQLRGRAGRQGDPGTSQFFVSLEDNLMRLFGSDRIAKLMDRMGMEEGEVIQHSMITNSIERAQKKVEENNFGTRKRLLEYDDVMNAQREVVYKRRRNALFGDRMEVDILNMIYDVSEDIAAGHKITGDFEDFKLAIIKVFGYDTFLTQQDLTGLQLPALTQKLYEEALGYFQSKNEHIATNALPLINDLLSQNAPYENIAVPFTDGKKQVQAIANLKRAQATGGHDILRQMEKVVVLSVIDTAWTQHLRQMDDLKQVVQNAVYEQKDPLLVYKFESFELFKRMIGKVNEETTSFLFHADVPVQQSMVGTNEEPDYYLEDEEQQTNFTVEHESSLDTLGAGPEDMGPADQPAAVKQVPVRAQHVANRNDKVNVQYMDGTVKRDVKYKTVEQDVESGRAVLVD; translated from the coding sequence ATGTTTGAATTCCTAGGCAAGACCGTCGCCAAAATATTTGGCTCCAAGTCGGAGCGCGATTTAAAGGAAATCGTGCCCTACGTGGCGCTGATTAATGCCGAATATGCCAAACTGGCCGGCTTGACCGATGACCAGCTGCGCGAGCAGACCGACCAGGTGCGCGCCCGCATTGCCGAGCGCCTCGCCGGGCTGGACAGCCAGATTGCCGGCCTGCACCAGCAAATCGACACCCAGCCGCAGCTGGACGTGGCCCAGAAGGAAGTGCTGTTCGAGCAGATTGACGCGCTGGAAAAGCAGCGCAACAAGGACCTCGAAGCCGTGCTGCTGGAAGTGCTGCCGCAGGCTTTCGCCATTGTGAAGGATACCGCCCGCCGCTACAAGGAAAACGGCCAGCTGGTGGTGACCGCCAACGCCCGCGACCGCGAATACGCCGCCACGCACCCCAACTGCGTGATTGACGGCGACAAAGCCATTTGGTACAACAAATGGCTGGCCGCCGGCGCCGAAATCGTGTGGGACATGGTGCACTACGACGTGCAGCTCATCGGCGGCGTGGTGCTGCACCAAGGCAAAATTGCCGAGATGGCCACGGGCGAAGGCAAGACGCTGGTGTCGACGTTGCCGTCGTTCCTGAATGCGCTGTCGAAGCGCGGCGTGCACTTGGTAACCGTCAACGACTACCTGGCCAAGCGCGACTCCGAATGGAACGCGCCGCTGTTCGAGTTCCACGGCATCACGGTGGACTGCATCGACAAGCACCAGCCCAACACGCCGGAGCGCCGCGCCGCCTACCAGGCCGACATCACCTACGGCACCAACAACGAATTTGGCTTCGACTACCTGCGCGACAACATGGCGCGCGACCCCGAGGAGCTGGTGCAGCGCAAGCACCACTACGCCATGGTCGACGAAGTGGACTCCGTGCTGATTGACGATGCGCGGACGCCGCTCATCATCTCGGGCCCGGTGCCGCGCGGCGACGTGCACGAGTTCTACCAGCTCAAGCCGCGCATTCAGCGCCTGGTGGATGAGCAGAAAAAGCTCGTGCAGTCCTACCTGGTGGAGGCCCGCAAGCAGATTGCCGCCGGCAAAACCGGCGTGGAGGAAGGCGACAAAAACGGCGAGGGCGGCCTGCTGCTGTTCCGCGCCTACCGCGGCCTGCCCAAGAGCAAGCCGCTCATCAAGTTCTTGTCGGAAACCGGCATCCGGCAGGTGCTGCAAGCCACCGAAAACCACTACCTGGCCGACAACTCGCGCCAGATGCCCAAGGCCGATGAGCCGCTGTTCTTCACCATCGACGAGAAGAACAATCAGATTGAGTTGACCGAAAAAGGCATCGACCTCATCACGGCCCAGGGCGAAGACCCCAAGCTGTTCATCATGCCCGACATCGGCGCCGCCATTGCCGACATCGAGAAAAACACCGCTCTTTCGGCTGAAGAAAAGCTGACGCAGAAAGAGAAGCTGATGAGCGACTACCAGGAAAAGAGCGAGCGGGTGCACACCGTGAACCAGCTCCTGAAAGCCTACACGCTCTTCGAAAAAGACGACCAGTACATCCTGACCGAGGACGGCAAGGTAAAAATCGTGGACGAGCAGACCGGCCGCGTAATGGAAGGTCGCCGCTACTCCGACGGCCTGCACCAGGCCATTGAGGCTAAGGAAAACGTGCGCGTGGAAGACGCCACGCAGACCTACGCCACCGTGACGCTGCAGAACTACTTCCGCATGTACCACAAGCTGGGCGGCATGACCGGCACGGCCGAAACCGAAGCCGGCGAGTTCTGGGAAATCTACAAGCTCGACGTGGTGGTGATTCCCACCAACCGCGTCATCAGCCGCAAGGACAGCGACGACCAAGTGTACAAGACGGTGCGTGAGAAATACAACGCCGTGGCCCTGGAAATCCAGAAGCTGGTGGAAGCCGGCCGTCCCGTGCTGGTGGGCACCACGTCAGTAGAAATCTCGGAGCTGGTGTCGCGCATGCTGAAGCTGCGCGGCATCCAGCACCAGGTGCTCAACGCCAAGCAAAACCAGCGCGAGGCCGAGATTGTGGCCGCCGCTGGCTACCCCGGCACCGTGACCATCGCCACCAACATGGCCGGCCGTGGTACCGACATCAAGCTGCGCGAAACCTCGCGCGAGGCGGGTGGTCTGGCCATCATCGGCACGGAGCGCCACGAAAGCCGCCGCGTCGACCGCCAGCTGCGCGGCCGTGCCGGCCGCCAGGGCGACCCCGGCACCTCGCAGTTCTTCGTGAGTCTGGAAGACAACCTGATGCGTCTGTTCGGCTCGGACCGGATTGCGAAGCTGATGGACCGCATGGGCATGGAAGAGGGCGAAGTGATTCAGCACTCGATGATTACCAACTCCATCGAGCGCGCCCAGAAGAAGGTGGAGGAAAACAACTTCGGCACGCGCAAGCGCCTGCTGGAGTACGACGACGTGATGAACGCCCAGCGCGAGGTGGTGTACAAGCGCCGCCGCAACGCCCTGTTCGGCGACCGCATGGAGGTCGACATCCTCAACATGATTTATGACGTGAGCGAAGACATCGCCGCGGGCCACAAAATCACGGGGGATTTCGAGGACTTCAAGCTGGCCATCATCAAAGTGTTTGGTTACGACACCTTCCTGACCCAGCAGGACCTCACCGGCCTGCAACTGCCGGCCCTCACCCAAAAGCTCTACGAAGAAGCCCTGGGCTACTTCCAGAGCAAGAACGAGCACATTGCGACCAACGCCCTACCGCTCATCAACGACCTGCTGAGCCAGAACGCGCCTTACGAGAACATTGCCGTGCCCTTCACCGACGGCAAGAAGCAGGTGCAGGCCATTGCCAACCTGAAGCGCGCCCAGGCCACCGGCGGCCACGACATTCTGCGTCAGATGGAGAAAGTGGTGGTGCTGAGCGTGATTGACACGGCCTGGACCCAGCACCTGCGCCAGATGGACGACCTGAAGCAAGTGGTGCAAAACGCCGTGTACGAGCAGAAGGACCCGTTGCTGGTGTACAAGTTTGAGAGCTTCGAGCTCTTCAAGCGCATGATTGGCAAGGTGAACGAGGAAACGACCAGCTTCCTCTTCCACGCCGACGTGCCGGTGCAGCAAAGCATGGTGGGCACCAACGAGGAGCCCGACTACTACCTCGAAGACGAAGAGCAGCAAACCAACTTCACCGTGGAGCACGAGTCCAGCCTCGACACCCTCGGCGCCGGCCCCGAAGACATGGGCCCCGCCGACCAGCCCGCCGCTGTGAAGCAGGTGCCCGTGCGCGCCCAGCACGTTGCTAACCGCAACGACAAGGTGAACGTGCAGTACATGGACGGCACCGTGAAGCGCGACGTGAAATACAAAACCGTAGAGCAAGACGTAGAAAGCGGCCGCGCCGTGCTGGTGGATTAA
- a CDS encoding T9SS type A sorting domain-containing protein — translation MSLFIALALLAGQQSWAQVPAWQLAMAATQTAISSSKVFESATDANGNLFLTGPFRGTVTFGNTTLVSAGNNEDIFVAKWSPVTRGFVWAQRAGGVDIDEVYSVAVSGTNVYIVGSFYTGSASFGSTVIPSNGIYGTGFVAKLNDNGTTGRFEWAQALGGPAAWVAANGANVYVTGIFVGTASFGSTALTSAGKRDLYLAKLTDAGTNSSIDWTLRAGGSEDDSGICVAVSGSSVYIAGGFQSPSINFGSTVLAQAGSGDAFVAKAIDAGSTASFAWALKAGGSGADEAHVLDVSGNNLYVAGHVGDGVATFGNAVLPGAAAVTTSGTKCTSFVARLNDAGASASFVWAQQVGGAGYNTCWGVKARGTNVYLVGEFVNTSIFGSTSISTAAGSPALALDMFVTRLSDAGNSASFDWALQGGGPSTENGYALSVSGTQVYVSGATSAPSTFGSHAISSTSWLAVAAIASLTDVSITATATGLNKNVGLFPDPAHGRATVQLPAATGTATLTILDALGRTLRTQTVPANSKADLDLTGLAPGLYALRIAAGADTATRRLMVE, via the coding sequence TTGAGCTTATTCATTGCTCTGGCACTGCTGGCGGGGCAGCAATCCTGGGCTCAGGTGCCGGCCTGGCAGTTGGCCATGGCAGCCACCCAGACAGCCATCAGCAGCTCCAAAGTATTCGAAAGTGCCACTGATGCCAACGGCAACCTCTTTCTGACCGGTCCTTTTCGTGGAACGGTCACTTTTGGCAACACCACCTTGGTGAGTGCGGGCAACAACGAAGACATCTTCGTAGCCAAGTGGAGCCCCGTCACGCGTGGATTCGTGTGGGCTCAGCGCGCCGGGGGAGTCGACATTGATGAAGTCTATTCAGTGGCAGTGAGTGGCACCAATGTTTACATTGTGGGCAGTTTTTATACTGGCAGCGCCAGTTTTGGCAGCACCGTTATTCCCAGCAACGGTATTTATGGCACTGGCTTTGTTGCGAAACTTAACGACAATGGCACGACCGGCCGCTTTGAGTGGGCTCAAGCGCTTGGCGGCCCGGCCGCGTGGGTGGCGGCCAATGGTGCCAACGTATACGTGACCGGAATCTTCGTCGGCACTGCCAGCTTTGGCAGTACGGCCCTGACCAGCGCGGGCAAAAGGGACCTTTACCTTGCGAAGCTGACGGATGCTGGTACCAACAGCAGTATTGATTGGACCTTGCGGGCTGGCGGCAGCGAAGACGATTCGGGTATTTGCGTAGCGGTCAGCGGCAGCAGCGTGTACATTGCCGGCGGTTTCCAAAGCCCCAGTATCAACTTTGGCAGCACGGTGCTTGCGCAGGCTGGCAGTGGCGACGCGTTTGTAGCCAAGGCCATTGATGCGGGCAGCACCGCCAGTTTTGCCTGGGCCCTTAAAGCCGGCGGCAGCGGCGCGGACGAAGCCCACGTGCTGGACGTGAGTGGCAACAACTTGTACGTGGCCGGTCATGTTGGGGACGGCGTCGCCACGTTTGGGAATGCCGTGCTGCCCGGCGCTGCGGCTGTGACTACCTCAGGCACCAAGTGCACCTCCTTTGTGGCTCGGCTAAACGATGCGGGCGCTTCGGCCAGCTTCGTCTGGGCCCAGCAAGTTGGTGGAGCGGGATACAATACCTGCTGGGGAGTGAAGGCCCGCGGCACTAATGTGTACCTGGTAGGAGAATTTGTCAATACGTCTATTTTTGGCAGCACCAGCATCAGCACTGCTGCGGGCTCTCCCGCACTGGCACTGGATATGTTTGTGACCCGGCTTTCCGACGCTGGAAATTCGGCCAGCTTCGACTGGGCGCTGCAGGGGGGCGGACCCAGTACCGAAAACGGGTACGCGTTGAGCGTCAGCGGAACTCAGGTGTACGTCAGCGGCGCGACATCGGCGCCATCCACCTTCGGCAGCCATGCCATTTCCAGCACAAGCTGGCTGGCAGTCGCTGCCATTGCCTCGCTCACCGATGTCTCCATTACGGCCACGGCCACGGGACTGAACAAAAACGTCGGCCTCTTCCCCGACCCCGCCCACGGCCGCGCCACCGTGCAGCTACCGGCCGCAACAGGCACGGCCACGCTCACCATCCTCGACGCGCTGGGCCGCACGCTACGAACCCAAACAGTCCCCGCCAACTCAAAAGCCGACCTGGACCTGACCGGGCTGGCCCCCGGCCTCTACGCCCTGCGCATTGCGGCGGGCGCCGATACCGCAACCCGACGCCTCATGGTGGAGTAG
- the deoC gene encoding deoxyribose-phosphate aldolase, whose amino-acid sequence MNLAARIDHTLLRPDCTEAQILQLCEEAVAHGFASVCVPPCYVALAAVRLEGTTVPVCTVIGFPLGYASSSVKFKEAEVALYDGAHELDMVINISALKSGKTAAIQAEILDLADLCHVHQALLKVIIETALLTEEEIELACQLCVAGEADFVKTSTGFASRGASMADIELMRRVLPENVRIKASGGIRTRAAAEALVAAGADRIGSSNSVALIAETDDSTVA is encoded by the coding sequence ATGAACCTCGCCGCCCGCATCGACCACACCCTGCTGCGCCCCGACTGCACCGAAGCGCAAATCCTTCAGCTGTGCGAAGAGGCCGTTGCGCACGGCTTCGCCAGCGTGTGCGTGCCGCCCTGCTACGTAGCGCTGGCCGCCGTCCGGCTGGAAGGCACCACCGTGCCGGTGTGCACGGTGATTGGCTTTCCATTGGGCTATGCCTCGTCCAGCGTCAAGTTTAAGGAAGCCGAAGTGGCTTTGTATGACGGCGCCCACGAGCTGGACATGGTCATCAACATTTCGGCGCTGAAGTCGGGCAAAACAGCCGCTATTCAGGCCGAAATTCTGGACTTGGCCGACCTCTGCCACGTGCACCAGGCCCTGCTCAAGGTCATTATCGAAACCGCCCTGCTCACGGAGGAAGAAATCGAACTGGCCTGCCAACTGTGCGTGGCCGGCGAAGCCGATTTTGTGAAAACGTCCACCGGCTTTGCCAGCCGCGGCGCCAGCATGGCCGACATCGAACTGATGCGCCGCGTGCTGCCCGAAAACGTGCGCATTAAAGCTTCCGGCGGCATCCGTACCCGCGCGGCCGCTGAGGCGCTGGTAGCAGCCGGCGCCGACCGTATCGGCTCGTCCAATAGCGTGGCCCTGATTGCTGAAACTGATGATTCGACCGTTGCTTAA
- a CDS encoding sporulation protein, whose translation MIRPLLKALLLPSLLSLVACASTAQQAPQTSASPDTTRKPTAPTASASMPAEDVSKYRPVFAVPKPAPVAATPAPKTVVPPTGHVNPQVEQRLRDQAYTNQNVKYAQGYRILVYLGLERDQVMAIRRSIISRYPDETDYIVFKSPVYRLYIGDYLTKLDAARGVARLRGLAPKLELEPTQVLLNKNP comes from the coding sequence ATGATTCGACCGTTGCTTAAGGCCCTGTTGCTGCCCTCGCTGCTTTCGCTGGTGGCCTGCGCCAGCACGGCCCAGCAGGCGCCCCAAACCAGCGCCTCGCCCGATACCACCCGCAAGCCCACTGCCCCAACGGCCTCGGCTTCCATGCCCGCCGAGGACGTGAGCAAGTACCGGCCGGTGTTCGCGGTGCCCAAGCCGGCCCCCGTGGCCGCCACGCCCGCGCCCAAAACCGTGGTGCCGCCCACCGGCCACGTGAACCCCCAGGTGGAGCAGCGCCTGCGCGACCAGGCCTACACCAACCAGAACGTGAAGTATGCCCAGGGCTACCGCATTCTGGTATACCTCGGCCTGGAGCGCGACCAAGTGATGGCCATTCGGCGCAGCATCATCAGCCGCTACCCCGACGAAACCGATTACATCGTGTTCAAGTCGCCGGTCTATCGGCTTTACATCGGCGACTACCTCACCAAGCTTGATGCGGCGCGGGGGGTGGCCCGGCTGCGCGGCCTTGCGCCCAAGCTGGAGCTGGAACCCACGCAAGTGCTGCTGAACAAGAACCCGTAG
- a CDS encoding M20 family metallopeptidase: MSAQLIPRIQELAAQHAADTVAIRRHLHAHPELSFEETNTAAYVTQELRKLGLTPQPIANTGVVALIEGQPGGPTIALRADMDALPITEANDVPYRSTNPGVMHACGHDVHTASLLGAARILNELKGEFQGTVKLMFQPGEERLPGGASLMIKEGVLENPAVSNVLGQHVFPHLPAGKIGLRSGRYMASTDELYLTIKGKGGHGAMPEMNLDPVLVAAHIIVAAQQIVSRRASPKIPSVLSFGKVIANGATNVIPNEVYIEGTFRTLNEEWRAEAHQHLRRLCEGLAESMGAVCELEIRHGYPYLENEPQLTARVRAAAEEYLGPENVVELDQWMAAEDFAYFSQAAPACFYRLGTRHEDGRFASSVHTPTFDIDEKALATGPGLMAWLAVQELAGRA, from the coding sequence ATGTCCGCCCAACTCATCCCCCGCATCCAAGAGCTCGCCGCCCAGCATGCCGCCGATACCGTGGCCATCCGCCGCCACCTGCACGCCCATCCGGAGCTGTCGTTTGAAGAAACTAACACCGCCGCCTACGTCACGCAGGAACTCCGGAAGTTGGGCCTCACGCCGCAGCCCATCGCCAATACCGGTGTGGTGGCCCTGATTGAAGGCCAGCCCGGCGGCCCCACCATTGCCCTGCGCGCCGACATGGACGCGCTGCCCATCACGGAGGCCAACGACGTGCCTTACCGTTCCACCAACCCCGGCGTGATGCACGCCTGCGGCCACGACGTGCACACGGCGTCGCTGCTGGGCGCGGCCCGCATCCTCAACGAGCTGAAAGGCGAGTTCCAGGGCACCGTGAAGCTGATGTTTCAGCCGGGCGAGGAGCGGTTGCCGGGCGGCGCTTCGCTGATGATTAAGGAAGGCGTGCTGGAAAACCCGGCCGTGTCCAATGTGCTGGGGCAGCACGTGTTTCCGCACCTGCCGGCTGGCAAAATCGGCCTGCGCTCCGGCCGCTACATGGCCAGCACCGACGAGCTCTACCTCACCATCAAGGGCAAGGGCGGCCACGGCGCCATGCCCGAAATGAACCTCGACCCCGTGCTGGTGGCCGCCCACATCATCGTGGCCGCCCAGCAGATTGTGAGCCGCCGGGCCAGCCCCAAAATTCCCTCGGTGCTCAGCTTCGGCAAAGTCATCGCCAACGGCGCCACCAATGTCATCCCCAACGAGGTGTACATTGAGGGCACCTTCCGCACCCTCAATGAGGAGTGGCGCGCCGAAGCCCACCAGCACCTGCGCCGCCTCTGCGAGGGCCTGGCCGAAAGCATGGGCGCGGTGTGCGAGCTCGAAATCCGCCACGGCTATCCCTACCTCGAAAACGAGCCCCAGCTCACGGCCCGCGTGCGCGCCGCGGCCGAAGAATATCTGGGCCCCGAAAACGTGGTAGAGCTGGACCAGTGGATGGCCGCCGAAGATTTTGCCTACTTCTCGCAGGCCGCGCCGGCGTGCTTCTACCGCCTCGGCACGCGACACGAAGACGGCCGCTTTGCGTCGTCGGTGCACACGCCTACTTTCGACATCGACGAGAAGGCCCTGGCCACCGGTCCTGGCCTGATGGCCTGGCTGGCCGTGCAGGAGCTGGCTGGTCGGGCCTAA